In Alphaproteobacteria bacterium, the sequence TGGTGCAGTTAATCTTTTAAGAGCCCGGACCAAATATATAGGTAGAAACACCTGTGATCCGGTAACTGAACTACCTATCAAATGGTTAATTCGCTATGACCATGTTGGATCTGAAGAAAACGTAGATGTAGTTGATGATGGGACTTTAAATGTATTAGCTAAGTATATAGGCTACGAATTACATGGAATGGCGGTTTATGAATCAAACATATAAATAGAGGAAAATTAGGAGATGTTCAGAATTAGGTTAGTAGTTATATGTTTTTTGGTGCTTGTATATTGTCCTAACCTGGTTTTGGGGGTTAATCCTATCTTAGAAGAGGAAAAAGTTAGTTGCGCAAACGCTATGAAGCTCGCGTACAGCGTTTCTCGAGAAAATTATTACTCGTTTGAACAAAATAGTGCACTTAAAGCTAGATATATAGCGGCCTTCAACGAAGGTGTTTCTTGTAAATGGAATGAGATGAAGCTATTTTCAACGACATTACAATGTTATGGAGTTAAGGGAAAAGAGCCTTTAACTAGCAAAGGGATTCTTTTAGACACGTACGGAATACTTGCTTTTCGAGAAAATACAGTTTTAGTTTGCCCTAGAGGCACTGAAGAAGAGGGTACTGAAATCAATTATTACAACAAAGAACAGGAAAAAATTTCTGCGATTGATGTAAAAAAATATCCAAATTTAAATACTTTTAGACAATTCTTTGATGGAAAGGATTCTTACCTTCAGTCAGCTTATGTGCACAAAGGAGTTTTAGATGCTTTACATTCTTCATATGATGAAGTTCTTGAAGAAATAGATTCCTACGCAAGCAGGAAAGGACTTTCGATGGACGATATGAAGTTTTTATTAACTGGGCACGGTTTAGGAGGTTCGATATCTGCTGCATTTGTTCCATCACTAAAAATGAAGTTTCAAAATTCAGCCCTATATGTTTTAACATATGGAGCTCCAACAATATTCAATGCTACGGCAGTTGCTGCAGTTCATAAAGAAATGCCTTCTGAAGACATGGTAAATTTAGTAACTAGATTGAAAAATAAGAATAAAGTTTATGATCAGGTGGTTGTATTTTCACAAAAGGCATATGGCTTCATACGTGCAGGAATGAATGTATTTATTGATGTTGAATCCTCTGTTGGACGCGCGGTACCAGTTAACTCAATTGAAGCATATGAAACCACAGAATCTTTGATAGATAAGACTGCGGACTGAAATTTGTCCTTTTTGAATCAAGTGAACACATAGTGAATTTACTAGAGATATTTTATCCTTCATATATGAAAATAAGGTTTTTGAAATAGAGTGTGCATGCCGTGTAGCATTCTTAATCCCAATTAAAAAACGAGTCTTTCTTTCACGAAGTATGAATATATTCTCTCGGGTCTTGGAAAGTGAAATTAAATCTCCTTCCCAATGCCTAAAAACTCTACGGGATTCGGCCTCTTGCGGACATTCATGTATAGAAATTCTTCTTGTTACTGCTTGGTATCGTTTTCTACGCTATCCGTGGATAGTGGTAGGGACTTTTCTTGGCTAAAAGTTTGTAGAGTTTTTGGGTTTCTAAACAATACAAGTCATTGACTCCTGTTCTTCAAATAACGTTCTCCAATTTTTTGCCAATATTCCAAAGAGGATTCATTGAAGATTTTGTTTTCCATAACATCAGTTAAGAATCCCAATACTTTCGCTGCTTTGTGAAGGGATTCATAAGACTGTAAATCTTCACCTTCTTCAATAAGAAAAGCATCTGTAAGTCCAGATTTCTTAACTAATCCGCCAAGTTGAATAATTGACCTCGTCCGTAAACGACGTTGGGTTTGTGACTGACTACTCATTTTCTTTCTCTCTTTGTTAAGTATTTTTTGAAGTCGGTTTATTTTTTGAAAAAGAAGAAATTGTTCTTTTGACACGTCTCGTTTGTCGCAGAAATCTAGAACCGGCATCGAACCAGTCCTCCACAATTGAGTCTTGAGTGGTAATTTTATTTTGTAGAAAGAGGAATCCACCCATAAGTGTTTTGTTGTCAACGTGGGTTAAGTTAAGTTTTGAAATTAGCCCCACTATTTCCTTTTGACGTTCCTGCAAAAGGGTTTGATACTGGGATTGAAGTTCTGAGATTTTTGCTTCAAATTTTTGGATCTTTAAAGAGGCATTCATATCATTTTCCTGTTCTTTTAAGAATTAAAGTTGCCTCTTTATTGAACCTAATATAGCAAATACCTTGTACAATCTCAATCAAAAGTTGATAGATAAATTTTGTGACAAATCAATAAAAACCTCTCTCAAGAGGGGAGCTCTAACTACTGCAGATTGATCAAAAACTTTATCGAACTGTACCCACCAATACTCATACGCCGTTAGGGCTTTAAATGAGCAGTATACTGCGAATA encodes:
- a CDS encoding conjugal transfer protein TraD, with product MSSQSQTQRRLRTRSIIQLGGLVKKSGLTDAFLIEEGEDLQSYESLHKAAKVLGFLTDVMENKIFNESSLEYWQKIGERYLKNRSQ